Below is a genomic region from Alosa alosa isolate M-15738 ecotype Scorff River chromosome 24, AALO_Geno_1.1, whole genome shotgun sequence.
ACAGGATGACATGGCTGACGgaggacaaggagagagagatccagGACCTGACACTGGAGAACGACCGTCTGGCTGCCGAGTTGGAGCGCGTCTTCCGAGAAAAGCAGGAGGCGACCATGGAGGCGGAGGACAAGAGCCGGGAGGTGGACGAGCTGACGGAGAAGATGGAGGAGCAGCAGGTGAAGACCATGGAGCTGGAGCAACATAACCTGGCCCTGCAGCAGCAGAAACGACAAATGGAGTGCACATGGAAGACAGAGACGGAGGAGTGGGCTGCGAAGCTGGAGCAGGCACAGAGAGATGCGGACGACTTAAAGCTCAAATGCGATGAAGACGTCTCACAAGTGAGGATGGAGATGGAAAAGAGGTTGAAGGACAAAGAGAACGAGATGAAGAGGCAACTGctagaaaaagagaggaaaatggAAGAGATTGAACAGCAGAACGCaaagaaggagatagagagggtgtCAAAGCAGAAGGAGTTGGATGCAAAACGAGAAGAAGAAATGACCAGACTGAAATACAGTATTCAGGAGAAGATGACAGAGCTGGCAAGGCTTGAGCAACTGAATCAGAGCAAAGAAaaggagattgagagagagagaaagagaaacaccgAGAGTCTAAAAAGGCACAAAGACATGGAAAATGTACTCCgcgagaaagaagaggagatcTCTGGGCTGCATCGCTCGCACAAGGAGCAGAGCGAAAAGAGAAGCAGAAATGAAGAGAAAGGTGGATGAAAGAGACGGGCAGATCATTCTTTTGAAACAACTCAaccaagagaaagaaaaagaggcaGAGCAATTGCAGAAAACAGTTAAACAAATCCAGAGAGACCTGAGTGACGCCAAGGCCGAGTTCCAGAGAAAAGAATCCGAGAATGGTCTGCTCGTCAAGAACATGGAAGAGGATCACAGAGCAAGGGAGGAGGCGCTGAAGGCAGAGATCGAAAGAACCAATAAGCAAAAGGAGAAGATGAAATCCCAGCACGAGCAGGAAACTAAACGGGCAGAGGCAGAGAAGGCGCTAGCCTTGGAGACGAAAGACGACACCATCAGACACCTGGAAGAGGAGAAGCGAGAGGCGGAGAAACATCTGGTGGAGGTGCGGCAACAGCTCAAAGAGAGCCAGAAGCGGTTGGAGGATCTGcaggagaggaggcaggagatggagggagagctcCAGCAACTCCAGCAGAAGAGCGAGGACCTCCAGAGGGACCTCCAGACCCAGAGGGCCAACCACGAGAGGAGGCAGGTCGAGCTGGAggacctgctgcagcagagccGAGAGACTGTGCGAGTCAAGGAGGCCCAGCGCATGGAGGTGGTGCAGGAGCACCGGCATGAGGCCACGGAGCTGCGGCTGACCAACGAGACACAGCGCAGGGAGGCAGACAAGATgcgagagaggatggagggacaGGAGAGCCAGATGAAGGAGATGAAAGGATTCTACGAGCAGAAGCTGGCCGAGAGGCAGGCTGAGCAGCATCTGCAAGAAacggagagagagcaggacctgagcagaagggagagagagctcaaGATGTCCGAACTTCAGGTCACAAATAAGATGAAGGAGCTGcagaaggaaaaagaagagcTCAACCGACGGGAAGTGGAGCTGTCGGAACAAGAAAATAAcctaagaaagagagaggaagacctGGGGAAACAGGAGTGTGAGCTTGgacaacagaaacaaaacatagagcatctTCAAGAAAATTATCAACTGAAAATCGAAGGCCTAagggagaaagagcaagagataAAAGAGAAAGAATCTCAACTACAAAAGCAAGAGGAAGAAATAAAACACCTAGAACAAAAAATGACTGGACGGGAACTCGGTGTTGAAAGCAAAGAGAGTCAGCTTGAAAAGAAAAGTGAGGAACTCGGCcttagagagaaagacatggagAACTTCCATCTTACACTTAAGAAAATGGAGAGTGACCTGACGGAGAAAGACCAAGCACTGAAGGTTAAAGCCCAGGAActggaaaagagagggaatgaaCTTGAAGCTGCAGAGGATAAGTTGGAAAAAGGTAATCAAGACCTAAAATCCAGATCAGAGCAGACACATCGAGACTTGGAGAGAGTTCGACAGGAattagagaggaaaagagaagaagcGGACAACAGGGAGGAAGAACTAAGAAAGACAGATGAGGTGCTGACCAATGAGAAGCAAGAGATTGAGAACAGTAAACGTGAACTGATCTCTGCCAAAGAAGAGCTGGAGATGAATAGAACTGAACTGCTAAGACATGAAGAGGAGGTCAAGGAGGAATGCCTCAAGAGAGAAGGGAATCTGGAGAGAAGGGAGAATGAACAGGGCAAAAAAGAGCAAGCCCTGAAACAGCTGGAAGAAAAATGTGAAAACATTTCCCAGGAACTGGATAATAAGCATCAGGACCTTACTGAGAAAGGAAAGAGACTACAGGAAAAAGAACAAGAGCTCTTAAGCCAGGAACATCGACTGAGTTGTGCAGAACAAGACCTTTCAGATAAAGAAAAACAACTGGAGAATAAACTTCATGAATCTAGGATGAAAGAAGAGGATGTGGAAAAACAAGCTTTGATTCTGGAGAAAAAAGAAGCTGAACTTCAAGAGAAAGAACTCTACTTCAGAAATCAAGCGGATGAACTGGAGAACCAGAGGCTAAACATTGATAAAAAGGAAAGTGAACTTCAGAAAAGGGAACTAGAGCTCCAAGAAAGGGAAGAATCGCTTGTGAGTAGGGAGAAGGAAATTGAAGGATGTCAAGTTGCACTAGAGAAGAGCTTACAAGAGCTGGAGAGCAAAAAAGAAGACATAGTGAGACAGGAGGGCCTCCGTGAGCATGAGCTTAACAACAAAGAATATGAACTAGAACAAAGAACCAATGAGCTAGAACATAGAGAACAGGAACTCTTTACAATTGAAGAAATTCTTAAAAGTAAGATGCAGGAGGTAAATGCAATGGCTAAGAGACTGGAGGAAGGCAGACAAGAACTAACAGACATCATTCAAAGAGAGGAGAATCTCGAGAAGAGAGTTGTTGACattgaaaacaaaacagattggcATACAGGAACAGCATCTACTGAAGAAAGAGGAAGATTTTGAGAAAAGGGAAAGCGAGGTGCAGAAACAGGAACTGGCACTGGTCTGCCAGGAGCAAAATCAGGCCAAGAGGTCACAAGACCTTGAAAGACAATTGCAAAACCTCGAGGAAAGGGGTGGAGGATGACGGAAAAAGAACTAGAGCTACAAAACCTAGAAAAACAACTGAGCAGCAGAGAAGACCTCATCAGCATTAAAGAGAATGAAATGGAAAAATATCAACATCTGGACAGGATGGAAGAAGTCCATAGACAAGGGCAGCTCAAACAGAAAAATGATTTTGATGCAGGAACTGAAAGTATGAATGAATCACAGGAGAACCTTCTGAGGGTCaaacaggagctggagaagagaAAAGTTGAGATTGACAGCAGAGAAAAGCACTTAGGAGACCAGGAGCAGAACATGAAAAAGAAGGTTCTGGAGTTAGAGCAGTGGGAGAAATACCTGTACAACACAGAACTCAGACTAGTGAGTAAGTCTAAGGCTCCTGGGGCCAGAGGATGGAGCAGGGACGCAGCAGAGCTAGAGAGGACAGAACAAGAGCTGAGCCAAGCAGAAAAAACTCTGGACGATCTGctgaatgagaggagagagagaaaagagaacgGAGGACTTGAGGAGAAGgacagtgaggaggaggaggaggagaatatcaataaaatgaatggcacagagatggagagaagagaaactGAGCTCATCCACAAACTcacagacatgaaaaatcgACTAGAGGAGCTCATCTCTGGCCCTGGAGGAGAGGTGGATGCCTGTAATGACCTGAGTGAGGAGACACAGCTGGACACGGAGAGACAGTTGGAGACTAGTCATGTGAGGCAGCCACAGGTCAACAGGACCAAGAGTCGTCCTGGATCCACACTGGGAGTCAAGGTAAGGGCAAACAGcgagggagaggatgagagcGACAGTGACTATCACAATGAAGACTACCACCAATCTCACAGCTCTCTCAACATCACACCGGATCTTGTGCCCAGGGTCCCAGAGCTGAGGCTGGTGCTCCTAGGAGAGGCCTGGTCTTCACGGCACCCAGCTCGCCACATCTTCCTGGGCCAGGACTTGGACGACACCAGGGCGCCCTGGAAGGGGCAGGTGGCCGACAGGAAGGTCAGCCTTGTGGAACCTTCCGGTCTCAAGTGGCGCTCATGCAGGATCCCAACGGCAGCACAGCACCGGGACGTCCTGCAGAGCATCTCCCAGTCTCAGCCAGGCCCCCATGTGTTCCTCCTCATCATACCGGCCTACCTGTCCTTCACACGGGCATACCGGCACGCAGTGCAAGCCACGGTGGCAGCACTCGGGGATGAGGCCTGGAGGCACAGCCTGGTGGTGCTCACCTGGGGGGAGGCTCTGGGGGAGAGCCCCCAGCAGCACCTCCTCAGGAACAGGGACCTCCAGTGGCTAGTGGGGAGGTGTGGGGGCAGGTACCATGTTCTGGGCCATGGTAAGCAGAGATACAAGCAGGTGGCAGAGCTTCTGGAGAAGATTGAGAGAATGGTAGCGAGGAATGGATACATGCAGCAGAGTGActagagaggaagagatcagatgtgtgtgtgtgtgtgtgtgtgtgtgtgtgtgagagagagagtgtgtttgtgattgtaaCTAATAAGGTATTGATAATACTGTATAAAGGAACTAATTACTTTTGGGCTTCCTCTaaaacatatgcacaaacacaaacaatgcaGAGGTGTCATAATGTATCAAATAACCATATTCCATCTTCACgtatgcatgcatacagtatattcatactccgctgcgcgtcggggtccggttcgccctgtcgggacttattttcccaataatgaccggcgttctatacattatcccttacatatatgCATTCATAAATATATTACATTTGCAAATGTCCTATTTATAACAGTACTTAACCCCAATAATATCCAGTAAGGTAAAATGTTGTGtcttttagctgtgtgtgtggtattcaATATTCTGTGTATAGTGTTAAATTGTGACAAGGTTGTACCGTGTAGGCTACCATCACAAATATGTACTTCCAAAGTCAATCTAGACATAAATTTTTCATTCAATAAAGTTTGGTGTATACCCATGTAGGCCTAAATGACGTCTTTTTTTACTTGGTAGGTTAAAACACAAATCTCCAATAAATGCAGATGGTGTTTCCCAGATTCGTCACAGGAGGGCAGCCTTGTATTGTAATTGATGTGTGCCTTGAACAGATGGCTTTTTTCTATTAGTTTTAACGGACACACAACCTTACCACAACACAACCTTGTTTAGTGTGGCCCTAATGTTGTATACTAAATAGCAGAGGTGTAAAAGCTTCAGAGAGTAAAAGTCTTGCCACATgtttgttccaaccattcacttcATCAACTGATTCTAATGAGCACAACTCTTTAGCCAGGTAAATCAGCTAATCAGTAAAATCACATGTGTTAAgcgcacaggtagaaccaatacatggcaggacttttacgttttgaagccggacttttacaTCTCTGCTAAGCCTAATTAgttgactacacaaaatactTGCATCATGAATGTAATGTTTGGATAGGCCTATATGTGATCTTCGTCGTATCGTAAAGGCTGAATCATCTGAAACATGGCAACCTGCAGTTTAGAGTCAAGTTCAGTGACCGGTGCCAATGGTCTCCTCCCGCACAGCTTAAAATGTATCATGAACTGCACGAGTGCTTGAAGTAGAAGCCGTATCAATTTTTGGGACAGAGAAGGCTGTCGTTAGACAGGTACAAATGTTCtagaatagcctaggctaccaccCCGTTAATGGCAGCCAAAAACATAGGCGAGGACAGTCCACCATTATCCCCGGGGGTGCGCTTCTCTCCCCTGGGGTCCAATCTGCCTCTGACAGGTAAATGATGATTTTAGAAGCAGGAGGTCTGTTAGGTTTTCAAGAAAGACCAATTTCAACTGAGGAAAAACATGGCAAAATAGAGCCTTCTTTCACGACTGGCGGGCGGATACGCCGAACTGGCTATACCCAAAACACTCACGTGCAATCAGCGGTAATTGCCAAGTGTCGCTGTCGCGTGCTGGCACTTCACCACCCGGCCATTTACGCAAGGGGAGCTGTCACGGCGCGAGGAGCGACATTGGCGGGGGGCGCGCGTTCAAGGCGTTTCATTTTCAGGCGGACGTTTGTCCTCACGCGGCAGGGGGGCTATTTCAGTGTCATTAAATAAACGTAACATTTTTTATCTACGATTCCATCAAAGAGGGTGAAGCGTTTTCTCAAAGAGCGCATGGGTAGGTTTTAGCCAAACATATAATTGTGGTTGATAACATGCAATCAATTCGCAAATTGACTTTTGATTGCTGTTGTGGGCACGAAATTAGTCCTTTTTAAAGTTAATATCTCATGGCAAATGTTCTGGTGCTCAACTTTTCTTCCAAATATAATGAACATAAGCGCTGCAGTAAACTAGTGGGGTTTGGATACAAATAAACTTTTGGAAATGTATTTAAATCCTTAAAAACTAGTTAATAATAGGTTGACAGATAGGCCACATCAATAATAGATCAAAGAAAGTCTCTATGCTAATTTATTTAAAAGAGAAAAGGCCTTTCCCCACTATTTGGACTTCAAGtctgctttatttatttatggtgGTATTTTGCTAGTTGTATAGGCCTAGCAAAGAAGTGTTCCGTAAGACGGTAACTTTGCCATTTGCTTCATGATTGTTGGCATTAGAGATGGCATTGACATAAGCTTTTGATTATCATATTTACACAACTGTCAGGTATCTCCCCTGTGACTAATAGAGCAGCATTGTTGAATGTTGGATTCAAATGTGGATTCTGTTAGTATTTCACATAGTGGCTGAGGCTATTTGATTGGGCACAGTAAGCTTTTACAGTTGGTATATTTTACGGAGGGAAACACTTCTCATTTGAATAATAGAACCATCTCATGGGGGACTGTGACGGTAGAGCAAAGGGGGGCATTCATGCATAAATGTGGTGATTACCATTTAACAATTCAAGCTGTTTTAATTGGTTCACACTCTCTGCACCTAATGCACACACCTTTAGATGAGGCTCACTaactaagttttttttttttttttaacctgctGCAGTGGACTATGTGTATGTTCGCAAACACCATATATCCAGTGATTCTgtttcacagagagagagacagaaagagagagagcaggagaaagagagagaggtagacagacagaaaccAAACCAAACCCAACCCAGACTCGTTCTTTCATTTAAAACGCCACCTCTTGATTGCTCCCCCAGTTATTTTTCCCTCacgttttttttaatgtgtccTTGGGTCATGTGGTTGAGCAGACAGGGGACGGAGGGGGTGTTTGATGAGCTGTGCTCAATGCTAAAGgtcactctcctctcactctggGTAGACAGATGAAACCTGACGGGCCATAAGGATAATATGTGGCATGATCTGGAAGCTAGCTCACGCAAAGAGATGCAGACCCAGGCACAGCATAcataacaacacacatacaaacacacacacatgcacacacacacacacacactaacagagacagagagagcagatcTATACAACTAAGATACTGACTTACACTGGCACACATACAAAAGTGTGATGCTGTATCTGACATGATATTGTCACACACCTTCACTGTGCCCTTTTACTAGACGGCAGTCTCGGGTGGGCCCATGTGCAGCAACAGggacatacacactctcttcacTCTTACTCAGATTTTAATGCATGAAGAAGAAACACACTGTGTTTGGTCACACCATCATATAGGTGATGTTGGAGGCACACTGCTATCGGTATACTACAgtcaatacattacattacattacatttagcagacacttcttgaatAAGAGTCCCTATACTACTCTGGTGTTTTCCAGCTCCCGAAATGGAACAATTTGAATATGCTCCACATTCATTTGAAAACTCCAGCTTTGTGTTTTCATGTTGACACTGAATTCGCAAACATCTGAAAACAATGACGTATAAACCCTCCCTGATTGGACCTTGTCAGTGTGATGTTTCTTGACAATCCATGACTCACTTTGACTACCACTACTAGCCCAGCACCAGTGAATGCAACATGGAGACCGAAATACAAGCCGTACTGGCCTTGCTGTCTTTGGTAGCATCTGTAGTGCAGTTCAATTCTGCATTTTACAATGCTGACAATGGCGTGAATGGTCATTtgtgaatggtcatgtgatctgtGCTTCAGGTCTTCCCCCATACTGTCTATCGATGTCCCGTGTGATGGCAAACGTGTGTGCAGATAAtgtatttaaaacaaaaatggaGCAGTGAGGAAATAACCAAAGAGTAAATagttttaccccccccccccttcaggAGGGCCAAGGTTGTAAATGGGGGTGGGTAGGTCAACCAAATCTGTAAATTACACCGTGCCATTCAGATATTGGTGCTGCTATAAATGTTGCATTCAAGTCAGTGAGGTAAATGCTACATTCCAGTATACCATAACATTTGAAGGGGTCACTGCTTTTGCCAGGGGCTGGGGGAATGGCTTGGTTTTCTGGGGTTTGTTCTTACACCTGTGTGCAATGAGGTGAATTCAACAGGGAGCCCGGTGCTCTCTCAAATGCCAGCGTGCCCTTAACCCTTCTCTCTGATCATGATGAGCTGCGGCTCCTCTGACCCACACAGACATGAACCCATCTAAGATGGTTCTCTCCACAGCAAACATCCACTGAACatgaagagggagaaaaaagaacaATCATTGTTTTTTTGAGAATTATTATTGAGGGCACTTAACGCTGATAAATCCATGATTTTAAATAGGTATTTGGCAGGGGTTTGTAATGCTGTAAAgttttgagaaccactggcccaTGTGTACATGGATTTGACCAGAGCGGCACAGTGTCAGAAATACAAGgcaatattttatataaaaccTTCTGATATAGTGTGTTGTCTTGTCTGCATACAAACATTAAAGATTTTATCAAGAATGCTTGAACGAAGAGATATATATATCTGCTCTGCTGTAAGGACAATTCATAGATAGATTTCAACATGATTGCATAAATGAAGGTAGCTCAATGACAAGAACAGCTCTATGCATAAATAGACGAGGATGTCTCTCTGGGCGTCGCCTGGTGTTCCCCCACCCCCTATCACGAGCGTTCGTTCTTGATCTCGTCTCTTCCGTCTGAGCGCGCTCTGTGGGCCCCAGCCAGACATGGGAATGTAGCTAATGAGACACGCCCCCGAGGGTCTCCAGCTATCTTATTGGCCCTCAAGGGGGTAAGGGGGAGGGGCAGAGCAAGCGAAAGCTCCAACTTTAGTAGTCTGCATAAGAATTACAGTTAGAATAACCTCCAGGTCAGTGGTCCTGTGGTCATACAACTGCAGACACAGTTGCACATCCTTATCTTATTCCCTGTATTTATAGTTTTCATAAATGGTGCTGCTAGGGTAGAGACACCAGAAAAATGTCAGACATGTCAATAAAATGTTATCTATCTACCTaccaatctatctatctatcttgtacAGTCTTACTTGTGCACAAAAGGGAACAAAACTAGTGAGAGGGAGAATGTTTGTAGTTGAACTGGTGCCTGGCCTTCTTGTTTCTGtagaatctaatctaatctaatctaatctaagaaGGTCCCTGTACAGGTTCTAGACTGTGATGCGATGGATGAGTCTGTGGCCATACATTTCAGAATCAATTTGAGCTATTATGAAATATTCTTTAGCCAAAAGAAGAATGTTCACCAACAAGTTTTGGATGGTTCTCATGTGAAAATCTTTTGATCAAGACCGTTGATTTTGTATTTCTAATTTCCAGTGAAGTTAAGGCATTTCAGAGGAATGCTTGTGTTTGTGGACATTTTAAGAACTGTTTTTAATTTTTGCTATAAGGCATAGATCATGCAAGTGTTGTACAGTAGGTGTCCCTGCATGATGTACTTACTACATTCAAACTGCAGAGGGCACCATACTGAAGCAGAAATGAAGCTGAAACAAAGTTGAAGTGATTGTTTTACAGTACATTAGTAGCCTAATGCTAGTGAATGTTTCTCGACATACTGTATACGTGAGTCAGTGTCAACCAGCCGTAGGGGATCAAATGTGCAATgttatattaaaaacaaattcagtTGCTGTCATGTTTTGTAAACCTTTGAGGAATGGTCTATTGCCTCACAGGGAGCCACTTTTCAGCAGCAAATCGGAAAACATTCAAAGTGTGTCTCTCTTACATCCTTCAAGTGTTAAAGGGGGGGGACGACTCGACTTccttcctctcatcctctcatctcttctcctctgctctcctctcttcttccacttTCTGGGTCACTTTCTGGAGGTCATGGCAAGGtcgagagaaaaaagaggggagACGCACAGTCACAGATTGCCTGTTGGACTCTAAAACAGACCTGGAATGGAATAGGCCCAAGCCAACCTGAATCCTTCCATGTTGGAGTTTATATAACACAAGGAGTCATGGAGAGACACGTCAGAGTCGAGGTGACGTTTCCTCTGAAGTGACACCATTCCCTCACCGCCCTCAGTTACTGATGTCATTTCCACCTCACCTCCAGGGGCTCcttatttcattttttcactatCCCTTCATGCTTTTGTTCCCATGTGaatatacatctctctctctctctctctctctctctttcacacacacatacacatactgagagagagagagagatttgagatCAATTTTCTAAGcctcattattattttttaccatGTGATTGATTTAGTCGTAATcatccctccccatctctcttactctctctctctcacacaccttccgtctgtcactttctctaccccccccccccatgcacTCCCTGTCTGCCCATTAGCTGAGCATGGCAGAATCCATCTCCTCATTTTAGAGGATCGATGGTTGGTGTGTGCGATCGCATTCCCCTAATTAATCGAAAGGGATCATCTAACACGTGTCCCCGCTGGCGACAGTGCTGGGGTCAAGAGTTCACCGCACGCTATTGCCCTCTGTAGGAGACAGGGGGAAGTGACGTCTGGCTGTTAAATGTCTAGACTGGGCACAGACACCAAAAGAATATGCACACATATGGGTGTGTAGGTGCATGGGTATATCTCTCATACTCATACaacatgtttacatgttttgggtgtgtgtgtgtgtgtgtgtgtgtgtggggggggtaccATCCTAAAATAGTCCTCATCCAACCCAAATGCTCCATCTGATATCTTACATAAGACATTATAGTGCTTCAAggattgaaaacacacacacacacacacacacacacacacacacacacactcatgttcactcttactgacacacacgcacaaacacactcatatttAGCATCCTCTATGCGTTGTGTAAACTCATAATCATAGGATAGACACAAACACGGCATTCTACATAAATACATGTTGTTTTTTGGTTATCCCATGTCAACAACTGACTGACACACCAGCAGATTTTATTGTTGTGTTCTTGTCTTCAAGCCATTTCTGAACGTAGATTTCATTCAGAGAGTATTGACCTGTTTGTCTGAAAATGTGTCAGTGAAGGTCATTggccatcaacaacaacaacgccacAGGATCCatgaatgctctctctctctctctcacacacacacacacacacacacacacacacacacacacacacacacacctcaaaaacatcattccagaaATTTGTCTGTCACTGTCTGACACATCCACCAAAGTTTCTCACCAAATGTCTTGTCAtcttctttcccctcctctcctacactctttttttcattagatgcgtgtgtgtgtgtgtgtgtgtgtgtgtgtgtgtgtgtgtgtgtgtgtgtgtgtgtgtgtgtttatgagtgttgCTGGGTGGCGGTTGGGGGCAAAATGGAAAGGCAACTCATTCCATTTGGGTTTTATCTCGATTACCTGCATGCAACTTTGATGGCCCAGTAGAGAGAGGCAGCACTTACCTCTGTTTCAGAGCAGCAGATTAAAGATTGATTGTGTATATATAATGAGTTCTCGCCTGGTAGGGCGCCTATTcactatgtgtgcatgcatgcatgtgtgtgtgtgtgtgggagagggtaGGGGTATagttgtgtgtggggtggaggggggggtgcAAAAGCATGTGAATGAGTGAATCCATTCACACCACTGTATTTAGATGCTCTTTTACTGAGGGTGCGGTGGACAAGTGTTAAAAATATTCTGAACCCATCTGGTCCTTTCTTGTCTTGTACTTTTATCGCCCAACCTTTC
It encodes:
- the LOC125289922 gene encoding LOW QUALITY PROTEIN: trichohyalin-like (The sequence of the model RefSeq protein was modified relative to this genomic sequence to represent the inferred CDS: deleted 1 base in 1 codon), translated to MEGSVQRSPSRAEPSSPSGRSALPELRVILLGRRGAGKSSTGNTILGAARGFEVDRWTEECTKQRGDMMGRRVLVVDTPGWEWYYSANGTPAWVTREAMRSMSLCPPGPHAFLLILRSRASVTGDFVRQAKRHLDMLGADDSAWQRTMLVVTRGDEQGPTDISGVETSPRAEREAFRELLQRCGGRCHVMENRRRVSSPGNGGGDDRQQVAELLVKLEEMVAAAGGGHLEARAAPLLQGLEAEGRRRGRERRKKQRQMEAQAQRSCIRAALSSDHPPSEDQEDRQLFPRGGRRLPELRLLLLGERETGKTSAANTLLGQPLFQAGSATEESGRGQADVAGRKLTVVDTPGWEGGPEGGTPERVKREIIAGVALCPPGPHAVLVTLRVDVVVGAAAASCLEEQMASLGEGVWRHAMLLFTRGDKLRPGVTAEQHINSGGLHLRQLVERCGNRYHVLSNVAPASTTATIRPSKEVAELLDKVERMVAGNRCEAFSPLVHDIQQLGRSKNERYHLRLRDLNDRLQRQEKELKRLREGEVKSLRWSILRKREKGKHSPRGGGGEEESGRESTPEKGGEDQRSLISELEDRMTWLTEDKEREIQDLTLENDRLAAELERVFREKQEATMEAEDKSREVDELTEKMEEQQVKTMELEQHNLALQQQKRQMECTWKTETEEWAAKLEQAQRDADDLKLKCDEDVSQVRMEMEKRLKDKENEMKRQLLEKERKMEEIEQQNAKKEIERVSKQKELDAKREEEMTRLKYSIQEKMTELARLEQLNQSKEKEIERERKRNTESLKRHKDMENVLREKEEEISGLHRSHKEQSEKRSRNEEKGDERDGQIILLKQLNQEKEKEAEQLQKTVKQIQRDLSDAKAEFQRKESENGLLVKNMEEDHRAREEALKAEIERTNKQKEKMKSQHEQETKRAEAEKALALETKDDTIRHLEEEKREAEKHLVEVRQQLKESQKRLEDLQERRQEMEGELQQLQQKSEDLQRDLQTQRANHERRQVELEDLLQQSRETVRVKEAQRMEVVQEHRHEATELRLTNETQRREADKMRERMEGQESQMKEMKGFYEQKLAERQAEQHLQETEREQDLSRRERELKMSELQVTNKMKELQKEKEELNRREVELSEQENNLRKREEDLGKQECELGQQKQNIEHLQENYQLKIEGLREKEQEIKEKESQLQKQEEEIKHLEQKMTGRELGVESKESQLEKKSEELGLREKDMENFHLTLKKMESDLTEKDQALKVKAQELEKRGNELEAAEDKLEKGNQDLKSRSEQTHRDLERVRQELERKREEADNREEELRKTDEVLTNEKQEIENSKRELISAKEELEMNRTELLRHEEEVKEECLKREGNLERRENEQGKKEQALKQLEEKCENISQELDNKHQDLTEKGKRLQEKEQELLSQEHRLSCAEQDLSDKEKQLENKLHESRMKEEDVEKQALILEKKEAELQEKELYFRNQADELENQRLNIDKKESELQKRELELQEREESLVSREKEIEGCQVALEKSLQELESKKEDIVRQEGLREHELNNKEYELEQRTNELEHREQELFTIEEILKSKMQEVNAMAKRLEEGRQELTDIIQREENLEKRVVDIENKTDWHTGTASTEERTIAKPRGKGWRMTEKELELQNLEKQLSSREDLISIKENEMEKYQHLDRMEEVHRQGQLKQKNDFDAGTESMNESQENLLRVKQELEKRKVEIDSREKHLGDQEQNMKKKVLELEQWEKYLYNTELRLVSKSKAPGARGWSRDAAELERTEQELSQAEKTLDDLLNERRERKENGGLEEKDSEEEEEENINKMNGTEMERRETELIHKLTDMKNRLEELISGPGGEVDACNDLSEETQLDTERQLETSHVRQPQVNRTKSRPGSTLGVKVRANSEGEDESDSDYHNEDYHQSHSSLNITPDLVPRVPELRLVLLGEAWSSRHPARHIFLGQDLDDTRAPWKGQVADRKVSLVEPSGLKWRSCRIPTAAQHRDVLQSISQSQPGPHVFLLIIPAYLSFTRAYRHAVQATVAALGDEAWRHSLVVLTWGEALGESPQQHLLRNRDLQWLVGRCGGRYHVLGHGKQRYKQVAELLEKIERMVARNGYMQQSD